In Vanessa tameamea isolate UH-Manoa-2023 chromosome 19, ilVanTame1 primary haplotype, whole genome shotgun sequence, one genomic interval encodes:
- the LOC113397075 gene encoding actin maturation protease — protein sequence MCTIPPAPPPPPPPLPVSSSSPPKLSDFSPTFSYSDICEWAAYEPQLWEVCAKNDICLHEAPFQYKYKNFESIMQIGPTCGLVALSMLLNGEVTPEELLNITKMKGYSNNGEMFSCKDMAKLAEQAISLAEIANLNCYVKTGGIFCEKIILELINGATLLVAYDADCNHSPCLRHGHTAHWALVCGIVIVKDPGNSYTADPSNVYVLCRHGKSRYLSAWTLDELDKSNNNLWEFSPKKQEDGISYVLPEGGIGGENGLRGKFLLFKGL from the exons atgtgtacgaTACCACCTGCGCCACCACCACCTCCGCCGCCTCTTCCAGTCAGCTCAAGCTCACCTCCAAAACTTTCAGATTTTTCACCTACTTTTAGCTATTCTGATATTTGTGAATGGGCAGCCTATGAACCCCAGCTATGGGAAGTTTGTGCTAAAAATGATATATGTTTACATGAAGCTCCATTTcagtacaaatataaaaactttgagTCAATTATGCAAATAGGACCAACGTGCGGATTAGTTGCTTTATCCATGTTATTAAATGGAGAGGTCACACCTGAGGAGCTgctaaatattactaaaatgaaAGGTTACAGTAATAATGGAGAAATGTTCAGTTGTAAAGATATGGCTAAGTTAGCAGAACAGGCTATTAGTTTAGCAGAAATTGCGAACCTAAACTGTTATGTAAAGACTGGTGGTATcttttgtgaaaaaataatacttgaatTAATAAATGGTGCTACTTTACTGGTTGC TTATGACGCTGATTGTAATCATTCACCATGTTTACGTCATGGTCATACTGCTCACTGGGCTCTCGTCTGTGGGATAGTTATAGTCAAAGATCCTGGCAACAGCTACACCGCCGACCCAAGTAATGTCTATGTTCTTTGTAGACATGGAAAGTCAAGATATTTATCTGCTTGGACTCTGGATGAATTGGataagagtaataataatttatgggAATTTTCACCCAAAAAGCAGGAAGATGGCATATCATATGTGCTTCCTGAAGGAGGAATTGGGGGGGAAAATGGATTAAGAGGcaagtttttattgtttaaaggtTTGTAA